The following are encoded together in the Plasmodium brasilianum strain Bolivian I chromosome 10, whole genome shotgun sequence genome:
- a CDS encoding fam-l protein yields the protein MEQKIKSLLFIKIATFNLFIWICYFCIFTSTFNKSLDECYKHSRKLYTINYRLLAKYEHDNDSIIVRLKEGIQNGVHDRRDKSRSGIFSDEKKKKPNGGSPRIERSHKKYMKNKYHIFETKKLSYLEKKIFKELDYEDFLKNNRTFSDKVYKKIIFKKCGLRVALPLLVFLVLSLSYILDKFWGYGLTSALYNVILIFSPVQQISIAPGNSIKISSAIKDLHDFLNKPSLQWFTQILLENTVTKKIANFCVTGFLGFLIYFVPLFILSIMLISAVVYYHKKVKKYEKIKFRKR from the exons atggaacaaaaaattaagtcactcttatttattaaaattgctacatttaacctttttatttggatatgttatttttgcattttcaca aGTACGTTTAACAAATCTTTGGATGAATGCTACAAACATAGTAGAAAATTGTATACAATAAATTATCGTTTACTAgcaaaatatgaacatgATAACGATTCAATTATTGTTCGTTTAAAAGAAGGGATACAGAATGGAGTGCATGATAGAAGAGATAAATCTAGAAGTGGAATATTTAgtgatgaaaaaaagaaaaagccaAATGGAGGTTCACCTAGGATTGAAAGAAgccataaaaaatatatgaaaaataaatatcatatatttgaaacaaaaaaattgtcttatttagaaaaaaaaatattcaaagaactAGATTATGAAGATTTTCTAAAAAACAACAGGACATTTAGTGATAaggtttataaaaaaataatatttaaaaaatgcgGATTGCGAGTTGCTTTGCCTTTATTAGTATTTTTGgtgttatcattatcataCATATTAGATAAGTTTTGGGGATATGGACTTACATCTGCTTTGTATAATgtaatacttattttttcacCTGTTCAACAAATAAGTATTGCACCTGGgaattcaataaaaatatcttcGGCCATAAAAGATTTACAtgattttttgaataaaccATCTTTACAATGGTTCACACAAATTTTATTAGAAAACACAGTGACAAAAAAGATAGCAAATTTTTGTGTGACAGGATTTTTGGgatttctaatatattttgtgcctttattcatattaagtATAATGCTTATATCAGCGGTtgtttattatcataaaaaagttaaaaaatatgaaaaaattaagttcagGAAAAggtaa